From the Pomacea canaliculata isolate SZHN2017 linkage group LG14, ASM307304v1, whole genome shotgun sequence genome, one window contains:
- the LOC112554921 gene encoding LOW QUALITY PROTEIN: ankyrin repeat domain-containing protein 39-like (The sequence of the model RefSeq protein was modified relative to this genomic sequence to represent the inferred CDS: deleted 1 base in 1 codon) encodes MASHHHDQGCCESATVSSVNQTMDEMNFERGLWSAALSGEIDELERRLAHGADVNARDKSGYTALHYAARSGHRDVCCLLLNHGAEVNATTTAGSATPLHRAAYMGHADIVQLLLSHGANPHLTDSDGMTALHKATDRVTFRLLIFL; translated from the exons ATGGCGTCGCATCACCATGACCAAGGCTGCTGTGAATCTGCTACAGTATCGTCTGTTAATCAGACAATGGATGAAATGAACTTTGAACGTGGCCTTTGGTCAGCAGCTCTTTCAGGGGAGATAGATGAGCTAGAAAGGCGACTAGCC CACGGCGCTGACGTAAATGCAAGAGACAAATCAGGTTATACTGCTTTG CACTATGCTGCAAGAAGTGGCCACCGTGACGTGTGTTGTCTCCTGTTGAACCATGGAGCTGAGGTAAATGCAACTACCACAGCAGGATCTGCAACTCCTTTGCATCGTGCAGCATATATGGGCCATGCAGACATTGTACAGTTATTGTTGAGTCATGGAGCCAACCCACACTTGACAGACTCTGATGGTATGACAGCACTGCATAAG GCAACAGATAGAGTCACTTTCAGACTGTTGATATTCTTGTGA